One Strigops habroptila isolate Jane chromosome 19, bStrHab1.2.pri, whole genome shotgun sequence genomic window carries:
- the LOC115617844 gene encoding feather keratin Cos1-2-like yields MSCYSPCVPCQPCGPTPLANSCNEACVRQCQDSIVAIQPSPVVVTLPGPILSSFPQNTAVGSSTSAAVGSILSSEGVPINSRGFDLSGLGLSGLGGRYCGRRSFPC; encoded by the coding sequence ATGTCCTGCTACAGCCCGTGcgtgccctgccagccctgcggcCCGACCccgctggccaacagctgcaatgaggcctgtgtcaggcagtgccaggaCTCCATCGTTGCCATCCAGCCCTCTCCTGTGGTGGTGACCCTGCCcggccccatcctcagctccttccctcaGAACACCGCCGTGGGCTCCTCCACCTCCGCTGCCgttggcagcatcctcagctccGAGGGAGTGCCCATCAACTCCAGGGGCTTTGACCTCTCCGGCTTGGGCCTCTCCGGCTTGGGCGGCCGCTACTGCGGCAGGAGGAGCTTCCCCTGCTAA
- the LOC115617838 gene encoding feather keratin Cos1-2-like: MSCYSPCVPCQPCGPTPLANSCNEACVRQCQDSIVAIQPSPVVVTLPGPILSSFPQNTAVGSSTSAAVGSILSSEGVPINSGGFSLSGLDISGLGSRYCGRRCFPC, encoded by the coding sequence ATGTCCTGCTACAGCCCGTGcgtgccctgccagccctgcggcCCGACCccgctggccaacagctgcaatgaggcctgtgtcaggcagtgccaggaCTCCATCGTCGCCATCCAGCCCTCCCCCGTGGTGGTGACCCTGCCcggccccatcctcagctccttccctcaGAACACCGCCGTGGGCTcctccacctctgctgctgttggcagcatcctcagctccGAGGGAGTGCCCATCAACTCCGGGGGCTTTAGCCTCTCTGGCTTGGACATCTCCGGCTTGGGCAGCCGCTACTGCGGCAGGAGGTGCTTCCCCTGCTAA
- the LOC115617939 gene encoding feather beta keratin-like yields MSCYNPCVPCQPCGPTPLANSCNEACVRQCQDSIVVIEPSPVVVTLPGPILSSFPQNTAVGSSTSAAVGSILSSEGVPINSGGFSLSGLGLSGLGGRYCGRRCFPC; encoded by the coding sequence ATGTCTTGCTACAACCCGTGcgtgccctgccagccctgcggcCCGACCccgctggccaacagctgcaatgaggcctgtgtcaggcagtgccaggaCTCCATCGTCGTCATTGAGCCTTCCCCCGTGGTGGTGACCCTGCCcggccccatcctcagctccttccctcaGAACACCGCCGTGGGCTCCTCCACCTCCGCTGCCgttggcagcatcctcagctccGAGGGAGTGCCCATCAACTCCGGGGGCTTTAGCCTCTCTGGCTTGGGCCTCTCTGGCTTGGGCGGCCGCTACTGCGGCAGGAGGTGCTTCCCCTGCTAA
- the LOC115617818 gene encoding 1-acyl-sn-glycerol-3-phosphate acyltransferase alpha-like, translating to MLLGIPCATYPPPGLSSSASSCRGSMMEVVLLHGLLLLLPLAALLLYRYNATFHYFCKMAFFNCWIIAMATLLSPFAALRGRSVENMKLLRAAILPLKHLYGIKMKVWGSEHLKTEELYVIVCNHQASLDLMGMVEVIPDRCVPIAKKELLYMGMVGWACWLSGIIFIDRYRREDAINVISQTARTMRRENIRVWIFPEGTRNQDKSMLPFKRGAFHLAVEAQVPIFPIVFSPYWDFFSSKEKKFTSGTCTIQILPKVETQGLSSTDVPELTETVRQAMADALAEMSASCCGDQSAEQPQLPHCAGAEAGAGRAMGSPPCEENTTGTSN from the exons ATGCTCCTCGGCATCCCCTGTGCCACTTACCCTCCTCCTGGGCTGAgctcctcagcatcctcctgccgGGGCAGCATGATGGAGGTGGTCCTGCTCCAtgggctgctgctccttctgccctTGGCAGCCCTGCTGCTATACCGGTACAATGCCACCTTCCACTACTTCTGCAAGATGGCCTTCTTCAACTGCTGGATCATTGCCATGGCCACCCTCCTGTCCCCCTTTGCAGCTCTTCGGGGACGCTCTGTGGAGAACATGAA GCTCCTGCGTGCTGCGATCCTCCCCCTCAAACACTTGTATGGCATCAAGATGAAGGTGTGGGGCTCAGAACACCTGAAAACTGAGGAGCTCTACGTGATAGTTTGCAACCACCAAGCTTCCCTTGACCTCATGG GCATGGTGGAGGTCATCCCTGACCGCTGTGTGCCCATTGCCAAGAAGGAACTCCTATACATGGGCATGGTGGGGTGGGCCTGCTGGCTCAGTGGCATCATCTTCATCGACCGCTACAGAAGAGAAGATGCCATCAATGTCATCTCCCAGACGGCCAGGACCATGCGGCGTGAAAAT ATCCGAGTTTGGATTTTCCCTGAGGGCACCAGGAACCAGGACAAATCCATGCTGCCCTTCAAGCGTGGGGCTTTCCACTTGGCTGTGGAGGCTCAG GTACCCATTTTCCCCATCGTGTTCTCCCCGTACTGGGACTTCTTCAGctccaaggaaaagaaattcacCTCTG GGACGTGCACCATCCAAATCCTCCCCAAGGTGGAAACCCAGGGCCTGAGCTCCACGGATGTCCCTGAACTGACCGAGACTGTCCGCCAGGCCATGGCTGATGCCCTCGCTGAGATGTCTGCAAGTTGCTGTGGGGACCAGAGTGCTGAGCAGCCTCAGCTTCCACACTGtgctggggctgaggctggtgctggcagggcGATGGGCAGCCCCCCGTGCGAGGAGAACACAACTGGGACCAGCAATTAG